The genomic window TTTGGCAGAGAAAGGTTTGCCATTTAAGGAGGACTTAGTAGCAGAAGGTGACTACACATATGATTCAGGAATTGAAGCATTTGAAAAGCTGCTTGAAGCTGGGACAAAACCAACTGCGATTTTTTCTTCTTCAGATGAAATGGCGCTCGGCCTTGTCCATGGCGCTGAAGATCGAGGCTTCAACATTCCAGATGATTTTGAAGTAATCAGCTCTGATAACACAAAATTGTCATTAATGGTTCGTCCTCAGCTAACGACAATCGTACAGCCGCTCTATGATATTGGCGCCGTAGCGATGAGACTATTAACAAAATATATGAATAAAGAAGAAGTAACAGATCATATCATTGTACTCCCACACCGCATCGAAGAACGAAGCTCAACAAAATAATGAAATTGCCGATAAAATAGAAAAGCGGAAGCTATTCATTATTTTGAGAGGATCGGGAGAGGGACTTTATGAAAAAGTTTGACGTATTAACGCCAATTGGGTTAGTTGTCGGTGTAGTTATGCTCATTTTTGGAATTGTGACAAATGGAGGGATAACGGGCTTTTTTTCTTTCATTGATCCAGCCTCCTTGTTAATTGTATTAGGTGGAGTCATCGCGGGGCTGCTAATTAACTTTCCAGTTAAGGATATGAAGCATATTTTCACAGTTATCAAACAAGGCTTCAGTCAAAACGAGCAGAATTTAGATCAACTGATCAAGACATTTGTCACCCTATCAGAGCGTGCACGGCGTGAAGGGCTGCTTGCATTGGAAGTTGAAATAGAAAAAGTTAAAGATCCTTTTATTCGCAAAGGTGTATTGCTGGCCGTTGATGGAATTGAGCCTGATATGATTAATGATATTATGAGCGCAGAAATAACAGCAATGGAAGAAAGGCATCGGAAAGGAAGAAATATTCTGGAGAAGGCCGGCGAGTACGCTCCCGCCTGGGGGATGATCGGGACACTGATTGGTCTGGTTTTGATGTTAAAAAACCTAAATGATCCTTCAAGTTTAGGTCCAAATATGGCTGTTGCGCTCCTAACAACTCTTTATGGAACATTGTTCGCAAATCTAGTATGTTTACCACTTGCGTCTAAACTTGCATTAAAGACTGATCAGGAGGTTTTCCTAAAGCAAATAATTATTGAAGGCGTTATAGGTGTACAAGCCGGTCAGAACCCTAAGCTGCTTGAGGAAAAGCTCAGTGCTTTCTTGTCTTCTAAAGAGCGCCAAAAAGCTGCAGAGTTAATAACCTCTGGGGAGGCACTAAACGATGAGGCTTAAAAGAAGGCCGCCTAATGCTCGAAAAGGCGCGCCCGCCTGGATGGTCACATTTTCTGATTTGGTTACATTAATACTAGTATTTTTTATTTTACTATTCTCCATGTCGCAAATTGATATGATTAAATTTAAGGCTATAACTGAATCCTTTAGGGAGCAATTTTTTGATTTCTACCCTTCTGTTGTTCCACTCGATAATCCTTCAGCCTTGGATACTTCGATGCCAGTAGTGAATGACAAGGAAAAAGACAAAGATGCTGATGTGGCTGATCAATCTTTAGAAAATTTATTAATTGAAGTACAGAGTTTCTTAGACAAAAATGGGCTGGATGATGTCGTTCTTGCTAACCGTACAGAGCGTGGTGTTGTTCTTGTTCTCCAAGAAAAGGTTCTTTTCGCACCTGGACAAGCAGACGTTATTGGCAATGCTTACCCGTTCCTTGATAAGGTTGGAGAATTATTAATTAAACTGCCCAATTTGGTCAAGGTTGAAGGTCATACAGATGACCGTCCAATGAACAGTTTTCGGTATCCCTCCAATTGGGAGCTATCTGCTGCGCGGGCGAGCAGTGTAATTAACTACCTCATAGAAAATCATCAGTTAGATAGCAGCAGATTTATTGCGGTAGGTTATTCAGATACAAGACCAATCGTGTCTAATGATACACCAGAAAACAGACAAAAGAATCGCCGTGTGGAAATTGTTATTTCCGACCCGAAATATAGTAAAGATGAGCTTGTTACGAAATAAAAAACTCTTTCGGTAACGAGTTCATTTCCGAAAAACATATTCAAATAGTAATAATGGCTATGAGAAAGAATTTAAACATAAAAAATGCTCAGAGATCCGTTATACTCTGTGCATTTTTTTATTGGGCTTAGGACCCATACTTTTAGGGCTGTGGACTTTATTAAAGGACACAGGATCCTTTATTTGCATAAATACTAGCGTATGAGAGTTTAGAGGACACAGGATCCTTTATTTGATAAAAAACAAGGAGATAATGACGACTTTTCATCAAATAAAGGAACGAGTGTCCGATACTGCCAAAAAATAAGTTTATTTTCACAAATAATGGAACTAGAGTCCCCCCACCCACGAAAACGGATCTTTTTATTTATGTTCTTTAATTGCATTCGTTAACGAATCATAGGTAATTTTCCAGTGTGAAGCATGCCAAATCACTTCGCCGTTTTTAAATAGAAGTACTTGAGGTGACTCATGTTTAATATTAAACTTCTCCGCAATTTGATTTGACAGAGAGCGGTCTTCTTGAACGATCAGATAATAAATTGGCAGGTTCTCATGTTCACTAGCAAAGCTTTCATACTCTTCATAGGCAGCCTGGCTAATAGGACATGTGGAGCTATGCTTTAAAACTATAAATTGCTCTGCAGCTTGTAAATTCTGTTCAAAATCTTCACTTCCATTAAACTTTTTCACTTTACTGTCCTCCATTTTTAAAAATAACAGCGAAGTCATGATACCACCCCGCTGTTTTTTAAACAATTTTAATGATTATATTTATATTCAGTCTCATCAAAAGCTTTTTTCGTTTCTTCTAGCTTTTTCTGGACCTCGTCATTATTGACACCTTGATGATTGCTAACAGCTGTCTTGTTTTCTTCTGTGCTGGCAGTCAAATTTTCTATTGGCTTTATGTTTTTCACCTTATTTACCAATTCAATGGACTGCTTGGATACGGATTGGGCAAGAACATTTGACTTTTCCTTGGCAGCTCCTGCTAACTGAGTGCCCCTAGACATGGCTGTTTCACGTATTTGTCCTGTTTTTTCTTTTATAACACCAGCTTGTTCATTAATATTAGTTCTTAATTCCTTACCAGATTTAGGTGCAAGGAAAAGTGCCGCAGCCGCACCAACCATTCCACCAATAAGAGCGCCTATCAAGAAATCCTTCGTATTAATATTTTCCTCTGATTTTGCTTGACCCTGTTCATGACTTCTCTCTTGACTACTCATACCCTTCTACCTCCTATTAATTTCTTTCTCTAATCCATCTTTTCTGAGGTACATGCTTATCGGCTGTAACTTCTTCTAATTGGGATTGTTTTCTCATTTTCCACTTATCTTTAAGCTCCATAAGAATTTGACTCCATTGTACTACTTGAGAAATTCTATCTTTATTCTCCTCTAGCCCATTATCGATAGAACGTGAAATCTTTTGAATGGACCCGTTGAAGCCGCGGACTGAATCCCCTACTTCCTTAACAGCATCTACAACACTGCCCAGGCTTTCTGATTTTTGCTGTATATCTTCTGCTAGCGCATTCGTTTTTTCGAGTAATGCCGTGGTTTCTCTTGTAACTCCTTCTAACTGGCCCTCTAAGCCTATTAACGTTTTCGAAACACTATCAAGTGTAACCTGAAGAGACTTTAATGTCTTTGATAGGTAAATGACGAGAACGAGAAAAGCAATGGCGATGACTGCTATACTTAAATACATAATGATCTGCACTTTGATGACCTCCATTTGTCCTAGCTATTTATCTTTTTCCCCAGTTGCTATTAACATAAACCCCCTAATCTATATTGAATTCCATTTAATAGATCAATTTCCTGCTAGTAAATCTATGTATATTGGACATTTTAACATAATTGCCCAATGTTAAAGTATATTAATAAACAAAAAATTCGAATCGGGATACAATAAAAGACCAAATCACATCTACGATTTGGTCTGCTAATTCATATGCTAACCACAAAAACTGAACTCCTTAGTTTAAGTGGCTGCATTTTTACATTAATAATTGATTTTCATAAGCTTCCTGAAACTTTTGAATATCTCCGGCACCCATAAAAATAAGAACGCTATTTTCATGTGTCTTTAAGATAACTGTATTATCTTCAGTTAAAATGTTAGCACCAGGGATTTTTTCCTTCAAATCCTCTATTGATAATTTGCCGTGGTTCTCTCTTGCGGAACCAAAGATTTCACATAAATAAACCTTGTCAGCCAAATTCAAGCTTTCGGCAAAATCCTCGAGAAATGCCTGTGTTCTCGTAAAAGTATGTGGCTGAAAAACACAAATGATTTCACGATTAGGATACTTTTGACGCGCTGCATCAATAGTTGCTTTAATTTCTGTTGGATGATGGGCATAATCATCAATGATTATTTGTGTATCGATCTTTTTTTCTGTAAATCTTCTTTTAACCCCACTAAAGGTTTTAAGATAGCTTTGAACGATTTCAGAATCTAATTCTTCATAGTGGCATAAGGCAATAACTGACAGTGAATTTAAAATGTTATGGTCCCCGAAGGCAGGAATAGAAAAGGTTTCAAAAAACGTATTTCTTACAAATACATCAAAGGTTGTTCCTTCTGTTGATTTGATAATATTCCGTGCTTGAAAATCATTTTCTTCGCCAAATCCATAAAACAGGACAGGTACTTTTGCTTGAATTCGCTGCAGTTGTTCGTCATCACCACATGCGAAAATCCCCTTATTCACTTGCCATGCCATTTCCTGGAACGCAGAAAAAACATCCTCAATGTTGGCAAAGTAATCAGGGTGATCAAAATCAATATTCGTCATGATAGCATAATCAGGGAAATACGATAAGAAATGCCTTCTGTATTCACAAGCTTCGAAAACAAAATACTCAGCATTCTCGTCCCCACTTCCCGTTCCATCACCAATAAGGAATGAAGTTGGTTTTGCGCCTTTCATAACATGTGCGAGCAAGCCTGTAGTAGAAGTTTTTCCATGAGCGCCTGTAACGGCAACACTTGTAAAATCCTTCATAAAATCGCCAAGAAACCGATGGTAACGTATAACAGGCAGTCCAAGATTCATTGCTTCTTCAATTTCTTCATGAGTATCCGGAAAGGCATTTCCAGCAATAATGGTCATTCCAGGCTTTATATTTTCCTTTTGAAAGGGAAGGATCTTTATTCCAGATTGCTCAAGGGCCAGTTGTGTAAAAAAGCGTTTTTCATAGTCTGAGCCTTGTACTTTATAATTCATATCATGCAGTACTTGCGCCAAGGCACTCATTCCGGACCCCTTAATACCTACGAAATGGTAAATAGTCATATAAAGAACCTCCAACCATCGTATATCTGTAAAACAGTATATGACATTCATCTAGTTTTGCGCATATCCCAATTTAGGACATGATTTGGTCAAAGAAATATATTTTTTATTTCTAAACCTAAGTTTGTAAGTCATCTTTTACGTTATATTGAATCATATTCAAACATTATATCACTATTTATTTTTAAAAACTATGTAATGAAATCCCAGTTTGAAACGGTAAGTTTGATTCATTTTGAAGCTCCATGTGCCGCCTATGGTCATGGAGCTTATAACTCTTTTCTATTCAACCTTTTCTAGTCGTGGATTTGGACGATAGCGTCTTCCGGCTTTAGCAGCATGCTTTCCATTAATTAGAACATTATCACCTGTAAATCCAATATTAATCTTTAATAAGCTGCTTCCAACTCCATACATGTCTACTGGAACACCCTGCTCTTCAAACTCCAGAATCCTAGATTCATTAAATCCGCCGCTAACGACAATTTTTACATGATTGAAGCCTTCATCATCCAATGCTTTTCTTAGGGCAAAAATTAATTCTGCATTCACCCCTCGAGGATCAAAGGTTCCTAATACATGCTGATTTCTCAAGAAATACTGATCAATCATCGTGCGGGAAGTATCAATCCGGACACCCTTCAAGTCCTTTCCAAAGACTCTTGCTACCTTTAGGGAGTCTGTAATGGCATCATTGTTATAATCAACTAAAGAGACTAGCTCATCTTCCGGGAATGTTTCCTGATATGCCTTTGTTGCAGCAACGATATCCCCGTTAAACATCTGAATAAGAGCATGGGGCATAGTGCCCATTCCTTGTTTGCCCCACCATTCATTCATGGCATGGGTTGCTTGAGCAGTTGATCCTCCAATATAAGCTGCATAGCCGTCCCCTGCTTGTGTTGTATAATGATCATCACGATCACCCATGAAGATTACTGGCTTTTGCGTTCCTGATACACTTGCAGCCTTGACAACATTATATACGTGTGTAGCGACTGACGTCCGTCTGGAAAGAATTCCATCAATCACTCCTTCTAAATAACCAAAACTTTCATATTTCCCTGTAATCGTTAGTACAGTTTCAAATGGCGCAATTTTGTCGCCATCCTTTAATGAATATATTTCAAGTTCGTCTGGATTATCAGCAAATGTTTTAAGAAGTGCAATAACTTCATCTGTTCCACACAAAACAGCATGTTCTTTTTGAAAAAATTGCATCGTTACAATAATATCTTTATGATATTTATTCACAATCTCTCTAGTCTTTAAAAAGTAAACCGCAGAAAACCAGCCATCTCTAATCCGCTCATCAAATTTAAAAGTCTGGTTAGTTAAGCGTTTTATTTCCCCTTTTACTTTAAGTTCAATTTCCTTCATCCGTAAGCTCCTCACATACCGTTCATATTCCCTAGGTTGTATATTTATTTATTTATATTATTTTAAACATGCAAGTAAAGAATACCATGGATTAATTTATTGTACTAGAGTCTAAAAGTGATTCAAGCTCCTCGGCTGTTATAAGCACCTCTCTTGGCTTACTTCCTCGTGTCTCCGAAATAAATCCCTGTTTCTCCATCATATCGATGAGGCGTGCAGCACGATTATAGCCCACTTTGAATCTCCTTTGAAGACTAGAGGTGGACGCAGCCCCTTGATCGATTACAAATTCACATGCTTCATAAAACAACTCGTCTTCTTCCTCTATAACCTGTGCCTTTTTTAGCAGTTCTTCTTGTTCAAATAAATATTCCGGGTCACGTTCCCTTCTAACATGGGCCACTACATCATCGATTTCCTGATCAGAGACATATGTGCCTTGAAGACGAACAGGCTTAGATGATCCATTTTCTAAGAAAAGCATATCTCCACGTCCAAGCAGCTTTTCAGCTCCGCTAATATCAATAATTGTTCGAGAGTCAATCTGTGAGGAAACAGAGAAAGCAATTCTCGTTGGAACATTTGCTTTTATTAAACCGGTAATGACATCTACAGATGGTCTTTGTGTAGCAATAATTAAGTGAATTCCGCAAGCTCTCGCCTTCTGAGCAATCCGGCAAATCGCTTCCTCAACATCTGCAGGAGACATCATCATTAAATCAGCAAGCTCATCGATAATAATGACCATGTATGGGAGCTTATCTGAATATCGCTTATGCTCTTCAGCGAGCTCATTAAAGCGGCTAATATCCCTTACCCCTGTATGAGCAAATAGCTCATAGCGGCGTTCCATTTCATCCACTGCCCATTTTAATGCTGCAGTAGCCGCCTTGACATCCGTAATAACTGGACTCACGAGATGCGGAATTCGATTATAAGGGGCCAGCTCCACCATTTTCGGGTCAATTAATATGAGCTTCAGTTCATCAGGTGTTGCTTTATATAAAAGACTGACAAGAATCGTATTAATACAAACACTTTTTCCAGACCCGGTTGCACCGGCAATTAGGCCATGCGGCATTTTTCGCAAATCAGTTACTATCGGATTGCCTGCTATGTCTAGTCCTAGAACGGCAGTTAATGGCGAACTGCTGTTATGGAACTCGGGACTATTAATAATTTCACTAATAAATACAGGTCTGCTCGTCTTGTTAGGGACTTCGATTCCAATGGTATGCTTGCCCGGGATAGGTGCTTCAATTCGGATATCCCTTGCTGCAAGGCTTAATTTAATATCATCAGATAAATTAGTAATCTTGTTTACCTTTACACCTGGCTCTGGCTGCACTTCAAATCTAGTAACAGACGGACCTTGGGTAACATTTACAACATGAGCATGAACATTGAAGTTTTTTAAAGTTGAGTTTAGCAACTCCTTCTGTTCGATAAACCAATCTGAAGATTCCTCCTGATGGACTGGTGACAAAAGCAAGCTTTTGGCCGGGAATTGATAATAGGCAAGCTCCTCTTCTTTTTCTGCAGCTGGTGCGGCTTCTTGAGTGGCAGAGACTATTTCTTTCTCTGCATGGTCAACAACTTCCTCTCTCTTTGGAGGAGCAAATGGCCTTACTTGATTAGCGAGCTTTTGTTTATCATTTTTGAGCATGATAACGTTAAATGGGATATGCTTTCTTGTTGATGAAGACTTATCCTTTTCTTCTGCCTCTATTTCTCGTGAGGTAATGGAAATTTCTTCACGGACTGCCTCAGTTGTTATTTCCTGCACAACTGGCTGCATCTCTTCCATTTCATCTTCATCAATTTCATCCAAAGTCTTCTCTTGTTCATCGGAAATTGGATTAGTCTCTTTTTTCTCGTCTATCTTTATTTCGTGAGCATTTTCTAACATACTCCCTACTTCTAGTTCCTTATTATCTTCATGAATTTCATCCAAAGTCTTCTCTTGTTTATCGGAAATTGGATTAGTCTCTTTTTTCTCGTCTATCATTATTTCGTGAGCATTTTCTAACATACTCCCAACTTCTAGTTCCTTATTATCTTCATGAATTTCTTCCAAGTTAATGCCTTGTTCAATAGAATTTAGAATAAGCTCAAGTTCTTCAATCTTTATTTCTTGATCATATTCTAACTTACTCTCTATTTCTAGTTCCTTATTTGCTTCCACTTCATATGAATTATCTGTATGAGGTACCTCTGCTGCATGCCGATTTTCCCTGAACAGATTAGTTTCTTCTAGAATTTCTTTATCTTCGGATAAGGGTTCATTAACCGGATTGAAGTGATCTTTAACTGGCTTCCGAACAGATGACAGCTTATTTTTTATATCGTCATAAGTTATGCTGCTTAACTCATGTTTAACCTTTACCTGCTTTGTTCGTTTAATAGGTTCTATAGTCTTTGGACGTTCAAATCCATAGATGGGCGATGGAGTTTCTGTTGGCCGAAAAGGACCTTTTCTTTGCGGTACTTCCCTTTTTTCTTTTACCGTATGAACTTTCTTCTCCTGGATCATAGACTCATCTCTCTTGACTCTATGATCGGGAGTACGTGAAGCTTGGCCCCCTTCTTCCTTTCTCAATCTAGGCTCTCTTTGTTTAGAACCATGTTTTTCATCGGGAATCAGAGGAAAACGAAATTGTCCTTTCGGATATTGGTATACTACCTTAGCATTAACATCTTTAGAAGTTTCTTTTTGATTGTTTATATCAGATCTGTCTCTATGATCTTGAGTCATATATTCTTGTTCATAATCAGTCTTATTTTCTTCATTCTTAAACATTTGAAATAGTTTTTTTATCCAACTCAATTTATACCAACTCTTTCTCTAATTGTATCCTTTCCATTTTAACAGTATTTCGCGAAAATTGGAGAAAAAATAAGAGATTGAGTCTATTGGGGCAATTAATTCAAGTAAAAAGGACCACATTTTAGTGGTCCTCCGTGAAAAATATATCTGCTATTTCTTTTTCGTTTGGCCCAGGATAAATATTGGCTCTAGCTCACCGTTTTCATAGAGAAAGGATAGAGCTGTAATAGGCACCCTGCCGCTTGCAAAGAAGCTCATTGTCATCTCAGAGAGAATGTCATAGCCGGTGTCATTCATAATATCCGCAATAATTAGCACATCCTGATGCGGAACTGCCACAGCCATTGTGCCTTTAATTTGCTTTGCCTTTTCTTTCAGAAAGGCATCATTTAAAATTCTGCTGGCATCATAGCCATCATTTTTATTTAAGAAATAAAACGTATTGCCAGCAACTGTGTCACTTTTTAAATCGGTTGACAGCGAGCGCACGTTAAATAAAGCAATTTCCTTTATTCGTTCGGGAACCCAGCCTTCTTTTTGAATGAGTCTAAAATCGATTAAGCGGTAGGTAGTGCCTAGATCCAGGGCATAATAAATTCTTGTCTCTGCAGTATGGTCATCTGTTAGAAATGGAATTTCTTCCTCAGATTCAATTGGAAATGAAGTTGAACGAATAACTGGGAAGATGTTTTTTTCATACCCTGATAGCTGAACCGGGTTCCCCCCGTCCATTGCTTGTAAGCCTTCCTCCACATAATATACAACCTCATCAATTGCGTTTTCCTTCTGAAGCTCCCATTTTGCAATAATTCCTGGTAAAGAGATTGTGATCCCCTTCCCAGTTTGCTTATTTTCGATGCGAAGTTCATCTTTTTTCCTATCGAATGAAAAAGTACGATTTGCATGGGCTAATCGCTTTTCCAATTCCTTCTTCATTTTTAAACTATCCATTTTCATTACAGGTTCCTCCTTGTAGGAACTTATTACGAACAAAGGGGCCGGACCCCATTTTATTGGAGGCGACCCCTTACGAATCAGTCCATCAAATTTTACTGCTCTAGTTTTTCAATAAAATTCTCGATTTCTTCCTGGGTTTTTCGGTCTTTGCTTACAAATCGGCCTAATTCCTTTCCATCCTTATAGCCAATAAAGCTCGGTATTCCAAATATATCTAGTTGTCCACAAAGATCAATAAAATCATCACGGTCTACATATATAAATGTATAGTCCTGATATTTCGCTTCAACTTCAGGCAAGATTGGTTCAATCACACGACAATCTGGGCACCAATCGGCAGAAAACATGAAGATATGCTTTCCATTATCTCTTAGCTGTTCAAATTGTTCCATAGATTCAAGCTTTTTCATTTCCTTCTCCTCCAGTGTGGATTTTCATATCGCCAAATCGAATCCAGCCTTTTTTTCTCATATATTCAGATAATATCAAACTTAACACAGCAGGACCAATAATATGCAATAGTAAAACTTTCAAGATTATATCTAGCCCAAATCCCATCGTTGTAAACGTCATAATTTGACCAACTAAACCACTTGTTCCCATCCCGGCACCAGCAGCGTTGCTTTCCATCATCCAAATGGTTGTTCCAATTGGGGCCAGCACCGCTCCTGCTAGTGTTGGCGGAATAAGAATGAGCGGATTCCGAATAATATTCGGCACTTGAAGCATAGAGGTTCCAATGCCTATAGCAAGTAAACCGCCCGTTTTATTTTCCCGAAAGCTGCTGACAGCGAAACCTACCATTTGAGCCGCACACCCAATTGTCGCGGCTCCTGCGGCCAAGCCGTGAAGATCAAGCATCATTGCAATGGCCGCCGAGGAGATGGGAGCAGTTAGAGCCAAGCCCATTAAAACTGCCACAACAATGCCCATAATAATTGGTCGTTGCTCTGTTCCCCAAACAATCATACTTCCTAAGCCCTTCATTAAATAATTGATTCCTGGTCCGATTAGGGTTGCAACTGCATAGCCAGTAACAATTGTAACAAGTGGAGTAACGATGATATCAATCTTTGTTTCCTTGCTGACAAGCTTCCCAATTTCCGTTGAAATTAAGGCTGCCGCAAAACTGCCGGCAGGGCCACCTAATGTTGCACCTGCAGCTCCGCTCACAATAGCTGAAAATAGGACCAGCGGCGGGGCCTTCAGACCAAATGCGACAGCTACCCCAATAGCGGGGCCGTGTAAACTCATCGCTAGTTTGCCCATTTCAGTTAAATACTCTATTCCTAATTGGTCACCAACAGTTTTTACGATTAATCCTATTATTAATGATGCGAATAGTCCAAGTGCCATGCTGCTTAGGGCATCTATTAAATATACCTTTGCGGAAAGGCTAACTCCTTTTCTTTTTAAAAAGGCCTTCATCTCATTTTTCCCCCTAGATGTTTTTTCTTCATCTTTTAAAATAACACATGTAAAGACACATGTAACTCCTTTTTTCTATTCCTCTAGCTTTCCTATCACATATTGTCATAATAGGGAAATAGTTCTATAATTAGGTAATATTTTAATTTTTCGTACATTTACCAACGAGTGAGGTGGACATTTTGAAAACCATTCGCGGCAAACTGGGACTAGTTCTGCTTATGACTATTGGAGGTCTTATTTTATTACTTTCTTTTAATTTTATTCTTCAAACGATTCAAGAAAAAGG from Bacillus sp. DTU_2020_1000418_1_SI_GHA_SEK_038 includes these protein-coding regions:
- a CDS encoding DUF1444 domain-containing protein, coding for MKMDSLKMKKELEKRLAHANRTFSFDRKKDELRIENKQTGKGITISLPGIIAKWELQKENAIDEVVYYVEEGLQAMDGGNPVQLSGYEKNIFPVIRSTSFPIESEEEIPFLTDDHTAETRIYYALDLGTTYRLIDFRLIQKEGWVPERIKEIALFNVRSLSTDLKSDTVAGNTFYFLNKNDGYDASRILNDAFLKEKAKQIKGTMAVAVPHQDVLIIADIMNDTGYDILSEMTMSFFASGRVPITALSFLYENGELEPIFILGQTKKK
- the motS gene encoding flagellar motor protein MotS, producing the protein MRLKRRPPNARKGAPAWMVTFSDLVTLILVFFILLFSMSQIDMIKFKAITESFREQFFDFYPSVVPLDNPSALDTSMPVVNDKEKDKDADVADQSLENLLIEVQSFLDKNGLDDVVLANRTERGVVLVLQEKVLFAPGQADVIGNAYPFLDKVGELLIKLPNLVKVEGHTDDRPMNSFRYPSNWELSAARASSVINYLIENHQLDSSRFIAVGYSDTRPIVSNDTPENRQKNRRVEIVISDPKYSKDELVTK
- a CDS encoding DNA translocase FtsK; the protein is MTQDHRDRSDINNQKETSKDVNAKVVYQYPKGQFRFPLIPDEKHGSKQREPRLRKEEGGQASRTPDHRVKRDESMIQEKKVHTVKEKREVPQRKGPFRPTETPSPIYGFERPKTIEPIKRTKQVKVKHELSSITYDDIKNKLSSVRKPVKDHFNPVNEPLSEDKEILEETNLFRENRHAAEVPHTDNSYEVEANKELEIESKLEYDQEIKIEELELILNSIEQGINLEEIHEDNKELEVGSMLENAHEIMIDEKKETNPISDKQEKTLDEIHEDNKELEVGSMLENAHEIKIDEKKETNPISDEQEKTLDEIDEDEMEEMQPVVQEITTEAVREEISITSREIEAEEKDKSSSTRKHIPFNVIMLKNDKQKLANQVRPFAPPKREEVVDHAEKEIVSATQEAAPAAEKEEELAYYQFPAKSLLLSPVHQEESSDWFIEQKELLNSTLKNFNVHAHVVNVTQGPSVTRFEVQPEPGVKVNKITNLSDDIKLSLAARDIRIEAPIPGKHTIGIEVPNKTSRPVFISEIINSPEFHNSSSPLTAVLGLDIAGNPIVTDLRKMPHGLIAGATGSGKSVCINTILVSLLYKATPDELKLILIDPKMVELAPYNRIPHLVSPVITDVKAATAALKWAVDEMERRYELFAHTGVRDISRFNELAEEHKRYSDKLPYMVIIIDELADLMMMSPADVEEAICRIAQKARACGIHLIIATQRPSVDVITGLIKANVPTRIAFSVSSQIDSRTIIDISGAEKLLGRGDMLFLENGSSKPVRLQGTYVSDQEIDDVVAHVRRERDPEYLFEQEELLKKAQVIEEEDELFYEACEFVIDQGAASTSSLQRRFKVGYNRAARLIDMMEKQGFISETRGSKPREVLITAEELESLLDSSTIN
- a CDS encoding nicotinate phosphoribosyltransferase, producing the protein MKEIELKVKGEIKRLTNQTFKFDERIRDGWFSAVYFLKTREIVNKYHKDIIVTMQFFQKEHAVLCGTDEVIALLKTFADNPDELEIYSLKDGDKIAPFETVLTITGKYESFGYLEGVIDGILSRRTSVATHVYNVVKAASVSGTQKPVIFMGDRDDHYTTQAGDGYAAYIGGSTAQATHAMNEWWGKQGMGTMPHALIQMFNGDIVAATKAYQETFPEDELVSLVDYNNDAITDSLKVARVFGKDLKGVRIDTSRTMIDQYFLRNQHVLGTFDPRGVNAELIFALRKALDDEGFNHVKIVVSGGFNESRILEFEEQGVPVDMYGVGSSLLKINIGFTGDNVLINGKHAAKAGRRYRPNPRLEKVE
- the motP gene encoding flagellar motor protein MotP — protein: MKKFDVLTPIGLVVGVVMLIFGIVTNGGITGFFSFIDPASLLIVLGGVIAGLLINFPVKDMKHIFTVIKQGFSQNEQNLDQLIKTFVTLSERARREGLLALEVEIEKVKDPFIRKGVLLAVDGIEPDMINDIMSAEITAMEERHRKGRNILEKAGEYAPAWGMIGTLIGLVLMLKNLNDPSSLGPNMAVALLTTLYGTLFANLVCLPLASKLALKTDQEVFLKQIIIEGVIGVQAGQNPKLLEEKLSAFLSSKERQKAAELITSGEALNDEA
- the ytxJ gene encoding bacillithiol system redox-active protein YtxJ — its product is MKKFNGSEDFEQNLQAAEQFIVLKHSSTCPISQAAYEEYESFASEHENLPIYYLIVQEDRSLSNQIAEKFNIKHESPQVLLFKNGEVIWHASHWKITYDSLTNAIKEHK
- a CDS encoding thioredoxin family protein is translated as MKKLESMEQFEQLRDNGKHIFMFSADWCPDCRVIEPILPEVEAKYQDYTFIYVDRDDFIDLCGQLDIFGIPSFIGYKDGKELGRFVSKDRKTQEEIENFIEKLEQ
- a CDS encoding YtxH domain-containing protein produces the protein MSSQERSHEQGQAKSEENINTKDFLIGALIGGMVGAAAALFLAPKSGKELRTNINEQAGVIKEKTGQIRETAMSRGTQLAGAAKEKSNVLAQSVSKQSIELVNKVKNIKPIENLTASTEENKTAVSNHQGVNNDEVQKKLEETKKAFDETEYKYNH
- the murC gene encoding UDP-N-acetylmuramate--L-alanine ligase — translated: MTIYHFVGIKGSGMSALAQVLHDMNYKVQGSDYEKRFFTQLALEQSGIKILPFQKENIKPGMTIIAGNAFPDTHEEIEEAMNLGLPVIRYHRFLGDFMKDFTSVAVTGAHGKTSTTGLLAHVMKGAKPTSFLIGDGTGSGDENAEYFVFEACEYRRHFLSYFPDYAIMTNIDFDHPDYFANIEDVFSAFQEMAWQVNKGIFACGDDEQLQRIQAKVPVLFYGFGEENDFQARNIIKSTEGTTFDVFVRNTFFETFSIPAFGDHNILNSLSVIALCHYEELDSEIVQSYLKTFSGVKRRFTEKKIDTQIIIDDYAHHPTEIKATIDAARQKYPNREIICVFQPHTFTRTQAFLEDFAESLNLADKVYLCEIFGSARENHGKLSIEDLKEKIPGANILTEDNTVILKTHENSVLIFMGAGDIQKFQEAYENQLLM
- a CDS encoding DUF948 domain-containing protein; amino-acid sequence: MQIIMYLSIAVIAIAFLVLVIYLSKTLKSLQVTLDSVSKTLIGLEGQLEGVTRETTALLEKTNALAEDIQQKSESLGSVVDAVKEVGDSVRGFNGSIQKISRSIDNGLEENKDRISQVVQWSQILMELKDKWKMRKQSQLEEVTADKHVPQKRWIRERN